The Panicum hallii strain FIL2 chromosome 5, PHallii_v3.1, whole genome shotgun sequence genome contains the following window.
CCATGCATGAAAACAGGATTGCTGCTGTAGCTCTACAGTCTGTCTACACTCTACACATGGCAAGCATGCCAGGACCTCAGCATGCATGATCAATGCTTACACTTGCACGCACGCAGGGAACGGGGCTCCTGGCGGTGTCGACGGAGGTGCGGCAgctgcggccgccgccatgCGGACCCGGAGCGGCTGGGCCGTGCGAGCAGGCCACGGGGCTCCAGATGGGCGTGCTCTACGTCTGCCTCTACCTCATCGCGCTCGGCACCGGCGGGCTCAAGTCCAGCGTCTCAGGCTTCGGCACCGACCAGTTCGACGAGCGTGACGCCCGCGAGCGCGCCGCCATGGGCCTCTTCTTCAaccgcttcttcttcttcatcagcCTCGGCACGCTCCTCGCCGTCACCGTCCTCGTCTACGTCCAGGACCACATCGGCCGGAGCTGGGCGTACGGCATCTGCGCCGGCGCCATGCTTGTCGCCATCGGCGTCTTCCTCTCCGGCACCAGGCGCTACCGCTACAAGCGCAGCTCTGGGAGCCCCATCGTGCACATCCTCCAGGTCCTCGTTGCCGCCGCCCGGAAGCGGAAAATCAAGCAGCCGCTCACCGCCTCCGCGCTCTACGAGGACCGCCCCGACCACGCGCGCATCCCCCACACCGCCCAGTTCCCTTGCCTGGACAGGGCGGCCGTGATGGCCGGCGACGACGACAACGAGGTGGGGAGCGACGGGCGGCCGATGCCGAACCCGTGGAAGCTGTGCTCCGTGTCCCGCGTCGAGGAGGTGAAGATGGTGGCGCGGCTGATGCCGGTGTGGGCGACGACGATCCTGTTCTGGACCATCTACGCGCAGATGATCACCTTCTCCGTGGAGCAGGCGACCACCATGGACCGGCGCATGGGCGGGTTCGAGATCCCGGCCGCCTCGCTCACCGTCTTCTTCGTCGGCGCCATCATGCTCACCCTCGCCGTCTACGACCGCGTGTTCGTCCCGCTCTGCCGGAGCCTCATGACCAACCGGCAGGGGCTCACCAACCTGGAGAAGATCGGCATCGGTCTGGTCCTCTCCATCGTCGGCATGGTCGCCGCCGCCATCTGCGAGAAGAAGCGCCTCGGCGTCGCGGCCACGAGCGCGGCGGGGCACGAGTCGCTGCCCATCAGCGTGTTCATGCTGACGCCGCAGTTCCTGCTGGTGggcgccggcgaggcgttcATCTACACGGGGCAGCTGGACTTCTTCATCACGCGGTCGCCCAAGGGCATGAAGACCATGAGCACCGGCCTCTTCCTCACCACGCTCTCGCTTGGCTTCTTCCTCAGCAGTGCGCTCGTCTCGCTCGTCAAGGGCTGCACGCGGTGGCTCGGCGACACCATCAACCACACCCGCCTCGACTACTTCTACTGGCTGCTCGCCGTCCTCAGCGTCGTCAACCTCGGCGCCTACCTCGTCTGCGCTATGTGGGCCACGCTGCCGGCCAGCAGCCAGGCAGAGCAGCCACAGATCGCGATGACCGCCGATGAGAAATGTTAGCAAGGTCTCTGCTACAGACCTCTACTGCACCAATCCCCATTAGCTAACAACATCAAAATCACTCATATATACTACTTGACGCGCCTACCAATTTAGAGGGTTTATAGATTTGAGTGTGGATGCAGTTTCGGTGTGATTCCTGTGGTAGTTAAAACCAAGTTCACCTCTGTTTACtgaaaaataagaaaaaggCTTTAGATTGATAAAAGGCTTTCTGATTGCTGAAAATAATAGTACACAGGAACGTTGCTTTCAACAACCAGATAACTAGCTGACCCTGGGTCATTTTAGGTGGGGCAGACTGACAGACAGAATATGTTCCTCAGATTCATGCAGAAAGCATGTATATACATAGTTAAAgtgtggggagcatggtttacCTCCCTTCATAG
Protein-coding sequences here:
- the LOC112895601 gene encoding protein NRT1/ PTR FAMILY 6.2 isoform X1, with translation MDGKKVQERGAWGAAAGGGNLVQDAVDYRGCRADKSSTGGWVAAALALGIELCERLSTMGIAVNLVTYLTGTMHLPSAAAANVVTDFMGTSFLLCLLGGFLADSFLGRYLTIAIFALVQAIGTGLLAVSTEVRQLRPPPCGPGAAGPCEQATGLQMGVLYVCLYLIALGTGGLKSSVSGFGTDQFDERDARERAAMGLFFNRFFFFISLGTLLAVTVLVYVQDHIGRSWAYGICAGAMLVAIGVFLSGTRRYRYKRSSGSPIVHILQVLVAAARKRKIKQPLTASALYEDRPDHARIPHTAQFPCLDRAAVMAGDDDNEVGSDGRPMPNPWKLCSVSRVEEVKMVARLMPVWATTILFWTIYAQMITFSVEQATTMDRRMGGFEIPAASLTVFFVGAIMLTLAVYDRVFVPLCRSLMTNRQGLTNLEKIGIGLVLSIVGMVAAAICEKKRLGVAATSAAGHESLPISVFMLTPQFLLVGAGEAFIYTGQLDFFITRSPKGMKTMSTGLFLTTLSLGFFLSSALVSLVKGCTRWLGDTINHTRLDYFYWLLAVLSVVNLGAYLVCAMWATLPASSQAEQPQIAMTADEKC
- the LOC112895601 gene encoding protein NRT1/ PTR FAMILY 6.2 isoform X2; its protein translation is MGIAVNLVTYLTGTMHLPSAAAANVVTDFMGTSFLLCLLGGFLADSFLGRYLTIAIFALVQAIGTGLLAVSTEVRQLRPPPCGPGAAGPCEQATGLQMGVLYVCLYLIALGTGGLKSSVSGFGTDQFDERDARERAAMGLFFNRFFFFISLGTLLAVTVLVYVQDHIGRSWAYGICAGAMLVAIGVFLSGTRRYRYKRSSGSPIVHILQVLVAAARKRKIKQPLTASALYEDRPDHARIPHTAQFPCLDRAAVMAGDDDNEVGSDGRPMPNPWKLCSVSRVEEVKMVARLMPVWATTILFWTIYAQMITFSVEQATTMDRRMGGFEIPAASLTVFFVGAIMLTLAVYDRVFVPLCRSLMTNRQGLTNLEKIGIGLVLSIVGMVAAAICEKKRLGVAATSAAGHESLPISVFMLTPQFLLVGAGEAFIYTGQLDFFITRSPKGMKTMSTGLFLTTLSLGFFLSSALVSLVKGCTRWLGDTINHTRLDYFYWLLAVLSVVNLGAYLVCAMWATLPASSQAEQPQIAMTADEKC